The DNA sequence gcgacatacaatgtttttcatcacatttgcaagtaaaattttatatttgtaaaagaaaaaatataattcttccaaatattggcgataccttaggctgcgctcttggcagcgtcgccctcaacctccctcggcatgcgccgcaacgtgcgtgtgcatgtggtccatgtagtcctgcaggagcgcgcgcagcgcgatcagtacgggcaccgacttatttaccgaccttgggcttcatgacaagacaatgtgtacgcgcaatgactcatttaccgaccacgggtttcatgacaagcacattaaggtcgagggttttatttggggggttgcaactaaggtagcctgcatgttacgacactgtttacgagcaagtgtgatgaaaaaactcCTAAAACTGTCGCTGATTACATAACCGCATATAGTAcgtatatatccatactaaattataaatgcgaaagtgtgtctgtttgtatgtttgtccgtctttcacgtcgaaacggagcaacggacggacgtcatttttggcatagagatagtttaaatgggccagagtgacataggctactttttatcccgaaaaatgtacagttcccgagggaacagcgcgcgataaccgaattccacgcggacgaggccgcgggcaaaagctagtaataatatatgtaacaataatagtacctacttaataggtGCCTACTTGCGTAATAAGTTTTTTTCATTCGAGTTTTGGAGTGACACCTACAATATCCGGCCCGGGTGCCACCCATGCTAGCCACGCCACTGCTGCGACTCCCTTTGTGTTTTTTTACGCCGTTGTAAAAAAGTGCGGGTAGCTTTACACACGAGCCGGCAAAAGTAGCAAAATACAGTTTCGCGACCCTTTCAAAATACGGctttaatggtgattttccaccggcgaggcgagacgagaattgaaatttgtatgcattcccgcgcgcccgccgcgagccgccgcgggcgctgccatacaaatttaatttctcgtctcgcctcgctggtggaaaaccaccttaaaaCTCCAGTATGGAAAAAGCCCTTTGTCTTTTCAAgtcatttctgtttttttttgttcgctATATTTGAGCTTTGGATCAAAAAGAAAAAgcagatacctacctacttacatctatctgtctaatacctttaaacgggcaatttttgtatatatctatatatatttcggggaccTCGGAAGCGGCTccaacgatttagatgaaatttggtgtgtgggggtttttggggatgacaaatcaatCTAGTGGTCtgatctctggaaaaacgcttaatttttatttaattcagtttttatTGCAGCAAAGGGATAAATGTCACGATAATTAAAGACTGAATGGGTTTAACTTTTCTGTTCTCTTTACAAGGTACCAGCATAGCTTTAGTACCCATTTTTACTtgtatttatgtaggtaaatactGCATTACTTTGTTAATGAATCCATAAGATTATAGCATCAATATTAGCTTTGTATTGATATTATTTGCTTCTACGGTATACCACAGTTGGGGTGTCACTATTTAACGGCTCAGATAATACCGACAGTGGCGGACTAACAGGGGGGCGGAAGGGGCGGCCCGCCCCGGGCCTCCGGTCTTGGGGGGCCACCAAATGCCTCCGCGTTCCCCTGATCAAAACCTAAACAAGACTAAGAATGTCCCTAGTACCTacatttaactatttttttttaaactggggGACCTCTTTCAGCTTTGCCGCCCCGGGCCTCTGACGGGCTTAGTCCGCCACTGAATAtcaaccctgtttttcgtgtatgTACACGCccgaaactgacatgagcttctattgGCGTGCACATGAAAAActgggtcggtattatccgggacagtaaatagtgtcacccccaCAGTTGCTTTTTGTAGTGTATTTAGtgtaatgttaaaataaaatgaactatCGTCTATGGGTTATAGTATAGCATAGCGGATGGCAGTAAGGTAGCTGAAAAAAACCTAACCGAAGAAGTAGATAATTCAAATTAACTattgattttaatataatgtgaGTGTATTCCTATGTTTTACGGTTTCATCTGTATGTGTTTAGAACTTTAGAAACAACAAGACTAATAGTATaaagtattaattaaattactattctacagtaattaataatatatctgtattattaaacagtatatttaattaatgcGTACCTATAATTTTTCATTGCAaacattcaattattttttagttttgcgGGTGTTTTGCGGTCAGGCTAATTTCTGTTAAGAATGTGTTGTTACTTAATAAATTACGGACATCGGACAAACCAAAACAATGCACTACGAGTACTATTACCATTACATTAAATTACTAAGTGTTATGTTTGtgagttaaatatttatttatttattttccaataaaaaattacagcattacagtaaaaccaatgcactgtaaaattcaaattaattgaaatatacAGTGGCATGCAGAAAAAGCGAAATTTTATACACCTACTAGTTACGCCAAGGTGTTTAACATGTACACAACATTATTTCCACACAATAGTGACACAGCACATATCACATAGATATTACAGCCAATCAAGTTTTTTTCTCGATTCATTTATAGTCAAATTACAAATTAGGTACtacacattataattatattctcGCCAAACTGCTACGTTTGATGGTGAGACGCGCTCAGTTTATGCAATTTTAACCTATCAAActtattcatataaaaaaaactaggtagTTACTTAACAGAATTGTAATGGTATATGAGTAGAAGGTATTTAGGTATACATTCAAGGCAAATCTAGAAGATATTCTTTTAGTCTGATCTTTAACATAGATTTGCTTGGTTTAGGACCTAGtaatttaaagcaataaaattcTTCCAAATGCCAAAAGTGTTATTTTCACATAATAGTGTCATGTCATAACTGGATGACAATTTGTGAGATCTAGGGTTGAGCCATTCTTGTACATAACAAGAAAGTAGATATTGTGATGCAAGTCTAACttagtaattgtttttatgCTTTTGATGGAGAATTTGTGTCTTTTGATtcttacatttaattaaagtaaacaaTATCAATGAAGTATTTTATACAattgttatttaaatgaatttacATAATGTAACACAAATatcacaaaaaattaaattgttaaaatttcaaaacactTCTGAATTAAGTGCTCTTTTTGTGTTAAGTATAAAGATAGGTAGCAACCAATGTGTTCTATAAGAAATCAGATAAACcacaaaaatatctgtattTGTGCTGTTAAACTTATAATAACCAAATTTTCTTTGAAGAAAAACAATATTCATTTCTTTTTCAGACATCAAGAAGTTGTTTTGATGGCCAAATATGCATAGAAACAAGTTCATAATCCACGAATCAATAAAAGGGATGGATGATGTACTAATTACAATGATATCTTTCTTAGGACAAAGCTAAATGTTACTTTTAGAGGTTGTTAGATATAGATTTAGCTACCTACTTTAGTACATAGGTTTTGACATGAACTGCTGTGACTATTtggtaaattttacaatttatttttaaatgttccaTTATGCTTATAATATTGTACATAGTTATGTATATAAATGCTGGATCTGTAGTTTGTAAATATGTAGtgcaataaaattttatgttaaaatgtTGTTTGATTTCCCAtgtctaaactattttttaaataacaatttttcTAATCAATACATTATAGATAGCCAGCATTTATTAGGTTAATGAATCCATTAATATCCAACAGATGAAGTATtatcattaaaaacaaacaagcatTGTAAATTATAACATGTTTATTCATAAGTACAATGGTTAATGCGCTATTACACCTAGTGGTTCAGCTTTTATGTTACTCAGGTCCAATCTGCTGTCGATAGATTCATCTATTTGACCGACGATAGCAACGTTGTCGCCTCGAATTATATGTAGTCCGAGCACCACCTGTGCTACTCCAGTCGAAGAGGAAAATACTCTCTCGTGAGATTCGTCTAgtattatgtttattgtttgaTCAAAACCTTTCAATGTGCCGATGAAATTACGTCCGTCAGATGTGATAACAGACACTGTTTGGTTAACGTAATTTTCGAGGCCTGATGCCATTTCTAATTTCAATGGGTGTAACGACGAAATATAAGTAATCGAGTCACTATTTGttgtacaaaaatattgaaGCGTTACCAGCGTCgctgtatttttaaaaacgagGGTCAGTCAAGAGTGAAATGTCAAAGACGTCACTGTCAGTCATATCTTTACGTAACCAAAGACAAAAACGAGGACGTTTGTGTAAAGCTTCACTTGCACGCTCCGTCACCACGAATATCATACCACTACCATATAGATAATAGTATAAGTACGATTACTAAAGATTTGGTTTTATAGGCTAAAttcttttgctttttttttaaattaaaaaccctGCTCATACCGCTTTTGATATCATGTCAACTGTCTGGTCTGTCTGTCACTCTGTCAGAGTCAGCACAAAAAGAGTTGAGggagttaggttaggttggatgtgtttatttacattattaatttatattttattacaaacaattaaagattagagaaatataatacttttatagtacctatagaaaaaaatatgttagtaTCAGCTAGTGGTTACTAAcactaagtaggtaaataaaatttaagaataTTGATACGCGCTTTTAAAGAAATTCGCCATGTCTAATACGATTGTCCAATATGTTTTACTGCGAAGCGATTTGTTAAAAGAATTGGGCTGGTCAGTGGGTGCTTTGGTGGCACAAGCATGTCACGCATCAACAGCTGTTCTACATCTATATAAAGATGACGAGCAAACGATACAGTATTTGAGCGATTTGGATAACATGCACAAGGTGGTTTTAGAGGTTAGTGAATTCCTTgacgttttttttaagtttatttagtttagcACCTCATAAAATGTTAGTGTGTACCTTGTTGATACTTTGTTTATAtgccgaataaacattttttttctttctttcgttcTTTCACCTAAGACTGACTGAAGATTGGTCACAAGCGGCAGGAACTGACTGAATTTGGAAAGCTAAGAGAGAgaaaaaaagaatataaaattaaatcgaTTACAGATGATGAAATTCTAAAACTgtttcttatatttttaatttgtttgtacaTCCAGGTCCCAAATGAAGAATCACTGAAGAAGGTAGCCGAAAATTAAAGGAAAATTCTATATCGCACAAACTTTGGATAGAGCAACcagaaaatgtacctacatgtcTAGCCTTAAAACCATACCCAAAAGACCAAGTAAAAAAGTTTGTCggaaaattcaaattatacaaaacaacatTGGAAAGCTGAGAAAGGAAATTTAttcaagatatttttatttctaagagTTCATTAGGAAGTGAGTAATAAAACTGCTTGTTACTATAATTATATgataatactgaaaaaaaaatagacctaATTAAACCTGATCTTTTTTACTATTTAACATCTATATTTATTGAGTATATTGAGCATAAAACGATACAGTTAAGGACAAAAGTCACCATCACTGTGAAACACAAATGCCTATGCCATTTCATCTCAAAATATCCTACAAAAATTCCGCATGCATATATGAAGACTTGCATTAGTAATATGTAGGGTGAGAATAAGCAAATTTTTCACCTTTTGCCTAAACTGATTGTGGttacataaatgtaaataatagttCATACATAACTAGACTACAATATTAAACAGTAGGAATTACATGAAGTTACTAATTTTCTTAtaagtatttgttatttttgctataaaaatagTACAGGTTGCGATTGTGTTTCATGAAAAGTAAACAAATGAACTCAACACTTTTCGCTCACTTATCCTTCTGGGTAAGCTGATAGTTTTCAATGAAAATTCactttatcaaaaataacaaaacagaaGCATTTTACAAATCGCGATTATGGGAGTGGATTCTATGTTGTTGGCGATATGTTAGTACttcacacagaaaaaaaacaattgccaAAATGTATCCTGttaacagtaaaaaataaagtcCTGCAATATCCCCACAGGTTAGTATCTCTGTTGGTTCACTTTGAAATTTAGAATATTTTAGTTTGTTCTTATGTATAAGCATTTTCATAGTCCTGAGAGGCAAACCAGATGCAATAAGTTGCCGTTCTAGAAATTGTGTCCTTTTTAAATTGGGATTGCCCTTTTTTAAGTAAGTCGTCATGAGTAAATGTTGATAGGGCTCCTGTATGACAAATAGTTTAGCTTCACCATTTTTCCGACGATATTTAGGTTCGTAGTATTCAACAGTCAGCCGTGTCAATAAAGCATATTTTTTGCCCCCTTTTGCCACTAAACTTAAGCATTCTAAATGGTTTTCACATATTTCAGTATCTGCATTAACCAAGCCACTCATATCTAACTCATGGGTATCATGTTCATAAGTCTTCAAATGTTTGTAAAGAAAAAACTTATATTTCTTTTGTAAAAGCTCATCTAGTGAATTTACTTGTTTATAAAGCACTGGTTTAGTGAATATGCTTGCCAAAAAACTTTGATAAAATACTTCCATGTAAGATGTGAATAAAATccatagtaaaattaaaaaactagcGGTTCTTTTGCTAGCTATagacattaaatattttgatacatcaAATGACGTTACATTTAAAATCTGTAGGTATTtactgtcatatttttttaacgcaaATGCTAGCAATAAAATAGAAGTAGAAGTCACTAATATCAGTGCCCATATTACAGGTTTTATTAAAGTTGTCATCACTTTCCATTTTTCGACTTTTACTGCTTTTGGTACCGTCAAAACAAGATCGTGATGAATATGGGGGCTAGTAAAATCGAAAACAGACAGTCTGTTATTACTCAAAATTGTTGCCCCTAGTACTCCTTGTATTAAATTATCGTGTATATCTTTTAATGTATTAGTTGTCGTAAAATTACGTGAAACATACCCGATAATATTTTTCTCCGTATCATACTCATAGGTGGCATTaggaatttttttaagtattactTTGACATATTCTTCTTCAAAACCAACTGGCGCATCGCTGTAACTGACCGGtggaaaaatgtacggtttgaTTACGTTAATTCTTAGTCTCAGCCTGCAGCCTGAGTACGGAATTTTATTCCACTCCTTTAAAGATTGCCGTATAATATGAATAGCAGAATTAGAATCGTATAGCCTTTTACACGGATATTTTAAAATGGCTCGCGGAGTGAATTCACAGTGACTAGCGATATTAAAATTGTACAAATATAAATGCCCCATActcaaaattacagttttaaaaGCATACGAACGatgtagttttttaaataacttttcgTAATTCGGAGTTTTcttcattataattaaaaatgtagaaTTGGGATTCCAGTATCGATCTTTTGTCAGATTGCCGAGCCCTCCATCACAATCTTCTGTGTTTTTGCACATTATAGCATATGCCTCATTAGGCATGTTCATTTTCGGTCCAAAAGAATGTCTTTGTATAACCTGATATTTCATTAAGTTGTGCAAGTTTTTAGCTAGTTGCAAATCATCGTCAAAGTTAACGAGTGTTAAACTTTTGCATTCGATTTGTTTGATGATTGTTTCTGCACATTTAACGTTCTCTTGGTTATATTCTTCTGCTGCCAGCATAGCTGAAGCTATTGATGCATTCATACAGGAAGCGatagaaaatattataatgacATTCATTTTTCTTTGTACTTACCTAGTTACATAGTTAACACAAATTATTTCTAttgttgatgtttttttttagacttAGAACAGTCTTTCGTCTGCAGGAaagtaaaattactaaaaaaggttatttattattattccagtGACTGGTCACGCAATGCACGACAATAATATCGGAGTGTTAAATTTAAAAGCAAACTATAATCGTCTAAAAACATAATGACGATGCACTAGTACTTCACATAAAAATGTTATCACTGATAGAATGCatccaattaaaaataaataatatagtcCTGCTATGTCCTTGCTGGTTAATGAATTTGTCTTAACGctttgtaatttataatattttaatttattcttatGTATAACCTGAATCATTGACCTCTGCTTTAAACCAGATGCAATAACATTTCGTTCCAAGAATCTCATTCGTTCTATATTTGGATCGCCCTTTTTAAGGTAAGTTGTCATGAGTAAATGATAATAGGGATTCTGAAGcatataaagtttattttcacCGTGTTCATCGTAGAATTTTGGTCCGAAAAATGTGTAGATCAAGCGTGAAATGAAAGCGTACTTTTTGCCACCAGTTGCTACTATACTCATGCATTCCAAATCACTATTACAGTTTTGCTTTCTACTTCCCTCAACAAAGGAACTTAGGTCCATGTCGTTAGTACTTTTCgcgaaaatatttatcttttcaTTTAGAAATAACTCATAATCTTTTTCTAAAAGCTCCTCCACTGAACTTACCTGATGGTAAAATACCGGCTTTGTAAAAACACTTGCTAAACCACTTTGGTAAAAGACTGCAATGTACCAAGAGAATAAAACCCACAGAATAACTAAAAACCGTGGGCTTTTttccttataattatttatgagaACTCCAGTCATATTTAATTTTGGTGAAATAGAAACGTGCAAGTTTATATAGCCGCAAATTTTCGGCACGAATTCTACTAATTGTATCAAAAAGAAGGTTACAAATATCAGTGCCCATATTATGGGcttaaaaagtgtaaacatCACTATCCATTTTTCCACTTTAACTGCTTTTGGTACCGTCAAAATAATATCATCAAACATATGGGGGGTTGTAAAATCAAAGGCACACACTCTGTTGTGAGACAAAATGGTTGCTCCCAATATTCCGTCTATTACACCATCTTGAATGTCTCTTAGTGCATAAGTTGTTGTATAATTTTTGGAAACGTATCCGATGACGTTAGTCGTATCATATTCTAAAGTAGAATTggcaaaattattaataattaatttgacaAATTCCTCCTCAAACCCGACTGGAATAACATTGTTAGCAGCTGTCGGAAAAATATAGGGTTTGACAACGTTTATTCTCATTCTTATACCGCACGCTGTATACGGATGTTTATTGAAGTCTTTCAAAGAGTGTCTGATGACATTAAGTGTAGAGTTTTGAGATCGATATAGCCATTTACATTCGTACTTTGAAACAGCTTGCGGTGTGAATACACAATGATTACCGATTTCAAAGTTATACAAGTACAAGTCTCCACTATTTAGTATAACTGCTTTAAAAACATTCAAGCTATGAAGTTTCTCGAATAACTTTTCGATATCCTGAGACGTCGTGGTCTTCATGATAAAGCAGAAAATAGTACTCGGATTCCAGTAACGGTCTTTTACTAAATCTTGAAGTCCTTCGACACAGTCTTCTATATTCTTGCACAGTACGGTATAGGCCTCATTCGGTATGTCCATTTCTAAATCAAGATAATATCTAAGAATAATCTTGTATTTTATGGCTGTGTGCAAGTTTTTGACTAGTTTAATGTCATCGTTGAAGTTGACTAGTGTTAAACTTCTGCATTC is a window from the Choristoneura fumiferana chromosome 13, NRCan_CFum_1, whole genome shotgun sequence genome containing:
- the LOC141433987 gene encoding uncharacterized protein, which gives rise to MNVIIIFSIASCMNASIASAMLAAEEYNQENVKCAETIIKQIECKSLTLVNFDDDLQLAKNLHNLMKYQVIQRHSFGPKMNMPNEAYAIMCKNTEDCDGGLGNLTKDRYWNPNSTFLIIMKKTPNYEKLFKKLHRSYAFKTVILSMGHLYLYNFNIASHCEFTPRAILKYPCKRLYDSNSAIHIIRQSLKEWNKIPYSGCRLRLRINVIKPYIFPPVSYSDAPVGFEEEYVKVILKKIPNATYEYDTEKNIIGYVSRNFTTTNTLKDIHDNLIQGVLGATILSNNRLSVFDFTSPHIHHDLVLTVPKAVKVEKWKVMTTLIKPVIWALILVTSTSILLLAFALKKYDSKYLQILNVTSFDVSKYLMSIASKRTASFLILLWILFTSYMEVFYQSFLASIFTKPVLYKQVNSLDELLQKKYKFFLYKHLKTYEHDTHELDMSGLVNADTEICENHLECLSLVAKGGKKYALLTRLTVEYYEPKYRRKNGEAKLFVIQEPYQHLLMTTYLKKGNPNLKRTQFLERQLIASGLPLRTMKMLIHKNKLKYSKFQSEPTEILTCGDIAGLYFLLLTGYILAIVFFLCEVLTYRQQHRIHSHNRDL
- the LOC141433993 gene encoding U6 snRNA-associated Sm-like protein LSm8, which encodes MASGLENYVNQTVSVITSDGRNFIGTLKGFDQTINIILDESHERVFSSSTGVAQVVLGLHIIRGDNVAIVGQIDESIDSRLDLSNIKAEPLGVIAH
- the LOC141433994 gene encoding LOW QUALITY PROTEIN: putative peptidyl-tRNA hydrolase PTRHD1 (The sequence of the model RefSeq protein was modified relative to this genomic sequence to represent the inferred CDS: inserted 1 base in 1 codon), with the translated sequence MSNTIVQYVLLRSDLLKELGWSVGALVAQACHASTAVLHLYKDDEQTIQYLSDLDNMHKVVLEVPNEESLKKVAXKLKENSISHKLWIEQPENVPTCLALKPYPKDQVKKFVGKFKLYKTTLES